GCGGTCCCAGTAGGGGTGGGTGGTCCAGTGGCCGGCCGCCCCGGACAGCACCGGGGACATCTCGTTGAGCCCGTCGAAGGTCTCCATGTCGTGCGCCACCGCGTCGTCCAGCGCGGCCAGCCGGTCCGCGTCGCGGTGCATGCCGCCGAGCGGGATGTCCGCGCCGTAGCCGGTGAGGATGCGCAGCGGCCGGTCCGCCGGCAGCCGCCGGTACAGCGCGGCGAGCGGCAGCAGATACTCGACGACGTCCGGGTCGGTGCACTCGGACGCCCAGATGGTCCAGGGCAGTTCGGCCAGCAGGTCGGCGGTGTCGATACGGATCTCGGTGTGGCCGCCGGTGGCCGCCGGTCCGGGGTGGGCGCGGGCCAGGTGGTCCGCTACCAGCCGGGCCTCGCGGAACTCGTCCCGTAGGTCCGTGCCCATGGACACGGTGCGCAGTCCCGGACACGCCGACGCGGTCAGGGCGGCCACCGCGCTGGAGTCGATGCCGCCGGAGAGCACGGCGGTGGGCGCCGGGCCCGTGCGCAGCCTGCTGCGCACGGCCCGGTCCAGCGCCTCGCGTACCTCGCGCAGCGCCTCCTCCTCCGGCAGATGCCGACGGTGCAGCGGCGGGGTCCAGGTGCGCAGCAGCCGGGTCCGCGGGCGCCCCGCGGCGGCCTCGACCACGACCCCGCCGCCCGCCGGGACCTGATGCACCGCGCCGGTTCCGCGCAGGGGGCGCAGACCGGTGACGGCTTGCCCGTGCGGGCCGTCGGCCATGGTCGGCAGGGCCTTGGCCTCGGTGGCCACGGACACCGAGGCCGCGCCCACGGCCAGGTACAGGGGGACGCCGCCGCAGTGGTCGGTGGCCGCCACGAGGACGCCGCCGTCGGCGGCCAGCGCCGCGAACCGGCCGTTGACCAGCCGGAAGGCGTGCGGGCCGTAGCGCCGCAGGCAGGCCAGCAGGAGCCAGGCGTCGCCCGCGTCCGCGAGTTTCGGGTCGCCGACGGCCCGGACCAGCTCGTCCTGGTTGTACAGCTCTCCGGCGAGCAGGACGGTGGTGGGGCCGTCGGTGGCGACACCGGGGAGGGGGGTCGAGCCGGCCGGGGAGACGAGGAAGCCGGTCCAGAGCCAGTCGCCCGCGCGCAGGGTGACGGCCGTGGTCGGGCCCGCCGTCGCGAAGCAAGCGGTGCCGGGCTGCTCGGCGGCGCTGCCGGCCGGGGTCGCCGTCAGCGCGAAGCCCGTCGCGTCAGGAAGATGTCCGGGCATGATCAGATGCTCAGGGCGTCGAAGCCGCCGGGCTGGAAATCGTAGGCGATCCGGGTCTCGATGAGGAACGGCCGACCGAGCCCGGCTCCCTTGCGCAAGGCGGCCATCAGCGCGGCCCGGTCGTCGGCCCGTACCGCGTCGACGCCGTTGGCCTGCGCGAGCTGGACGAAGTCGACGGAGCCGAAGCGGATCGCCGGGTCGTGGGAGCGGCGGTGGCCCAGGTTCTGGTACAGCTCGATCAGGCCGTTGGTGTCGTTGTTGACGACCACGGTGACGATCGGCAGGTTCAGCCGGGCCATGGTCTCCAGGTCGGCGCTGTTGGAGTGGAAGCCGCCGTCGCCGGCGATCAGGAAGACCGGCTCGTCGGGCCGGGCCAGCTGGGCGCCCATCGCCGCGGGCAGCCCGTAGCCGAAACTGCTGCACCCGGCGGAGGTCAGGAAGCCGTACGGCTGGTCGGCGCGGGCGAACAGGACGCCGTAGTGGCGGAAGAAGCCGATGTCGCTGACGATCGTGCCGCGGCCGGCGCCCGCGGTCTCGGCCATGACCTTGTTCATGGAGTCGATGACCTGGTGGACGCGCATGCCGTCCTCGTACTCGCGCGGGTCGGCGAGGAACTCGGCGATGCGCGCGCGCAGTGCGGAGATGTCGTGCGGGGTCTTCGGCGCGAGACCGGCGGTGGCGGCGTCCAGGGCCTCGGTGAAGGCGAGAACGTCGGTGACCACGTCGATGTCGGGACGGAACACACGGGGCACGGGGTTGGTGGTCGGGGCGACCCGGACGACCTTCTTCTGCCGGCCGTGGGCCCACATGGAGGGACGCAGGTCCTCGGCGTAGTCGTAGCCGAGGCAGAGGATGAGGTCGCTCGGCCCGAACAGGGTCTCCAGCGCCGGGAAGTCCAGGATTCCGTCCATGTAGCCGGTGACCGCGCCGTAGGCGAGTGGGTGTCCGTGCGGCAGCACCCCCTTGGCGACGTAGGTGGTGATGACCGGGATGTTCAGCCGCTCCACCAGGGCGCGCAGGGCGGCCACGGCGCCGGAGCGGATCGCGGACGCGCCGACGACGAGCACGGGGTGCTCGGCGCTCGCCAGCAGGCCGGCGGCCTCGGTGAGGCGGTCACGCCAGTCGGCGTCCACGGCGGCCACCGGCTTGCGGGGCTGGCGGGCGGGCGGCGCCGGGGTCTCCTCGGCCCCGGGCACACCCGCGCCGAGGAGATCGACGGGAAGGCTGATGAAGCTCGGCCCGACCGGCTCGGCGGTGCTCGCGGTGACCGCGGAGTCGACCAGGTCCGTGATGTCGGCGGGCCGCGCCAGCTCGGTCGCGTACTTGGTCATGGGCCGCATGACCGATGCGCTGTCCAGGCACTGGTGGGTGTCCACCGGGAAGATGTCGTACGACTCCGACTGGGCGGCCAGCGCGATCACGGGGCTGCGGTCCAGGGCCGATGTCGCCACGCCGGTCGACAGGTTGGTCATGCCGGGGCCCAGGGTGGCGAAGCAGGCCTGCGGCCGGCCGGTGAGCCGGGCCAGGACGTCCGCCATCACGCCGGCGGTGAACTCGTGCCGGGTCAGCACGAAGTCGAGCCCGTCCACCTCGTCGAACAGCACCGACGCGGCTTCGCGGCCGACGACGCCGAAGACCTTCTCCACGCCGTGGGCGCGCAGCCGCTGAAGCAGCAGCGCGGCCGCGGTGGTGTGTTCCGACGGGCCGGTCGACACACGGGACATGAGAATCCCCTCTCCTCGAATCTCTTCGGATCTCTTCGGATCTCTTCGGCCTCCGGAGTTCGTGAACTCCCTTGCGTCCACTGGCGGAACGGGCCGGGACTTCGACTCAACCGGCCGCGGAGGGATCGCGTCCACCGCGCTCCGGTGGCCGGGTGGGGACGCGTCCCCACCCGGTCACCGGCGGCCCGCGCCCCGGCCCCGTGTCCGATGCCGGACACGGCAGGTGACGGCCACCGGAGGGCGGTGGACACCCCACGCGGAGCCCGTCGAGGATCGGTGCGGCGTCGGCGTAGGAAGTCCTGGGAGGACGTCGGACGACTGCACGGCGAGGATGAAGCGGAGTACTGTGTAATAGACTTCCAAGTACAGTCTCATAGACTTCCGTGCCGTTCGTCACCCGGAGTTCCTGATGCATCTCTTCCTGGCCCTCACCTCGGCGATGGTGCTGGGCTCCGCCGACTTCGTCGGTGGCCTGGCGACCAAGCGCGCCCGCGCCTTCGTGGTGGTCTGCTGGTCGAACACCGCCGGGCTGGTGACCGCGCTCGCGTTCGCCGGTTTCCTCTCGCGCGGCGGCACCGGTTGGTGGGAGGTGGCTTGGGGCGGACTGGCCGGACTGTGCGGCAGCCTCGGCGCCGTACTGCTGTACCACGCGCTGGCCAACGGCGTGATGAGCCTGGTCGCCCCCACCACGGCGGCCGCTGCGGCCGCGCTGCCGGTGATAGCCGGGGTGCTGCTGGGCGACCGGCTCACCGCCCTCGCCGTGGTCGGTGCGCTGTGCGCTCTGGGGTCGGTGCTGCTGGTGTCGCTGAACGGCGACGGCGGGGACGGCACCGGGGTCTCCGCCGACCGGCGCAAGGCGCTGCGCAGCCTCGGGATGGCACTGACGGCCGGTGCCGGGTTCGGCCTGTTCTTCGTCTTCCTCGCCCGCACGCCGAGCCACACCAGCCTGTGGCCGCTGGTGTGGGCCCGCTGCGCGTCCCTGACCCTGCTGCTGGGCCTGAACCTGGTCCGGCGCACCCCCCTGCGCATGTCCGGTCAGCCGCGGCGGCTCGCCCTGCTCTCCGGGGTGCTCGACATGGGATCGAGCATCCTCTACCTCGTCGCCGTCCGGGACGGCACCCTCGCCATCGTCGGACTGCTCGCCTCGCTCTACCCCATCAGCACGGTGCTGCTGGCCCGTTTCGTGCTCAAGGAACGCATCCGCGGCATCCAGCAGGTCGGGGTGGTTCTGGCGGTCGGCAGCGTCCTGCTGCTCGCCTGGGGCTGATCCCGGCCCGCCCGTTCTTCCACCGGCACACGGCGCCTGCACCGCACGGCAGACCCACTCGACTCGTGACCCTCGGGAGCTCGTATGCCCGCCACCGATCCGATAGCCCCTCAGACGAGCACGGTGTTCGCACCCTGCGCCACGTGTTGTCCGCGCACGACGGTGACCGGGGAGGGCACCCTGTCCCTGGACGCGCACGCGCGCCGGCACGCCCGCTCGCTGTCCCGTCCCTTGCGGTACGAGCTGAAGAACGTGACCTTCACCCTGCCGTCCCCGCGCTCGGTGCCCCTGGCCGTGTGGCAACGGCTGCACGACGGCACCGATCCGCTGACGGCCTTTCAGGCGCTGGTGGGCGAGGCGAAGACACGGGAGATGACGGCCGCCGGCTTCACCCTCGGCGACCTGGAGGTCATCGTCGAGGAATGGGAGCACCGCGGCGGGGTCCGCCGCCACGCCCCGGCCTCACCGGCACCGGCCGACTGACGGCACGGCCGCGCGGCCGTGCCGCACTCCGGTCGGCCCGGCCGACGCCGCACTACGGTCGGGACCGCCTGGCCGACCACTGGCACCAAGCCGGCCGGGCACGGCCAACCGCCTGACCGATCCGCCGCCCTCCCCTGAGCGGACCGCCCGCCGGTGAGCCGCCTGCCCCCGGCCGGCCGGCGCAACCGGACGACACCCCTTTCACGGCCACCGGCCGACAGGACCCGCCTGGCCGGACGACCGACGGACCGGACCGGGCGACGGGACCCGCCTGGCCGGACGACCGACGGACCGGACCGGACGACCGGACCCGGTCCTGCGACCGAACGGTCCGGCCGCCGGCTGACGGCCCGAGCGGTCCCCACCGCACTGCCCGCCCCGGCCGAACGCCGATCACATCTCCGAGGAGCCTTGATGCCCACCCGTCCGCAGGATCCTGCACAGGAGCGGGACCGGGGCCTGCCGCACGGCGTCCACGCGGCCGACCGCGCCGCGGACCTTCCCTGCGAGGGCTGGGACGCCCTGGCCGGCCCCGGCGACCTCTTCCTCACCTGCCGGTGGCTCCATGTCGCGGAGGCCACGGCGGGCGTCCCCATGACGTACCTGTGGACCGAGCGGGACGGCGCGCCCGTGGCGGCACTGGCCACGGCCCTGGCCACCCCGTCGGTCCCCTGGGCGCTGGGCCGCCCGGACGTCGTACTGGACAACAGCGCGCAGGCCGGTCTGCCAGGGGCGGCCGCGTTCCGCGCCGGGCTCGGCGCCGATGCGACGGCCGCGCTCCTGCCCACGCTACTGGCGGGCGGCCGCCACCTCGGCAACACCCGTCTGCTGTGCGGCCTTTCGGCCACCGAGGACGACATGGCCCGGCTGGTGGCGGCCGCCGAGACCCTGGCGCGCCGGGCGGGCGCGGCCAGTGTGTGCTTCCTGTACCTGGGCGACACGGCGGAATCCGACCGGTGCCTGGGGAAGCTGCTGACCGCCCGGGGCTATGAGAGCTTCACGTCCGGCCAGTACAGCACGCTGCGGGTGCCCGAGGACGGCTACGAGGGCTATCTCGCCGCGCTGCCGCGCAAGCGCCGGGTGTCCGTGGCCGCCGAGCGGCGCCGGATCCGGGCCGCGGGCGTGCGTACGACCCTGGAACCCCTCGCCGCCGCGGACCTCGCCCGGTTCGCCGCGCTGGAGGCCGAACTGCTGCGCAAGTACGGCATCGCCTGGGCGCCGGACCAGTCGCTGCCGCTGCTGCACCAGGTGCGCGACCTCTTCGGTGACGACGCCTTCGCCATGGTGGCCCGTGCGGACGGGGAGATCCGCGGCTTCACCCTGGTCCTGAGGCACGGCACCGACTGGTACGCGCGCCAGACCGGCTACGACTACGCCTACCAGCGGAGTTCGGGGCTGCCCCTGTACTTCGAGCTGGTGTATTACCGGCTCCTGGAGGAGGCCGCCGCGGCCGGGGTGTCGACCCTCCACTA
This is a stretch of genomic DNA from Streptomyces rubradiris. It encodes these proteins:
- a CDS encoding GNAT family N-acetyltransferase, giving the protein MPTRPQDPAQERDRGLPHGVHAADRAADLPCEGWDALAGPGDLFLTCRWLHVAEATAGVPMTYLWTERDGAPVAALATALATPSVPWALGRPDVVLDNSAQAGLPGAAAFRAGLGADATAALLPTLLAGGRHLGNTRLLCGLSATEDDMARLVAAAETLARRAGAASVCFLYLGDTAESDRCLGKLLTARGYESFTSGQYSTLRVPEDGYEGYLAALPRKRRVSVAAERRRIRAAGVRTTLEPLAAADLARFAALEAELLRKYGIAWAPDQSLPLLHQVRDLFGDDAFAMVARADGEIRGFTLVLRHGTDWYARQTGYDYAYQRSSGLPLYFELVYYRLLEEAAAAGVSTLHYGLGSTDTKRSRGCVAADQLARVLRLRERG
- a CDS encoding thiamine pyrophosphate-binding protein — protein: MSRVSTGPSEHTTAAALLLQRLRAHGVEKVFGVVGREAASVLFDEVDGLDFVLTRHEFTAGVMADVLARLTGRPQACFATLGPGMTNLSTGVATSALDRSPVIALAAQSESYDIFPVDTHQCLDSASVMRPMTKYATELARPADITDLVDSAVTASTAEPVGPSFISLPVDLLGAGVPGAEETPAPPARQPRKPVAAVDADWRDRLTEAAGLLASAEHPVLVVGASAIRSGAVAALRALVERLNIPVITTYVAKGVLPHGHPLAYGAVTGYMDGILDFPALETLFGPSDLILCLGYDYAEDLRPSMWAHGRQKKVVRVAPTTNPVPRVFRPDIDVVTDVLAFTEALDAATAGLAPKTPHDISALRARIAEFLADPREYEDGMRVHQVIDSMNKVMAETAGAGRGTIVSDIGFFRHYGVLFARADQPYGFLTSAGCSSFGYGLPAAMGAQLARPDEPVFLIAGDGGFHSNSADLETMARLNLPIVTVVVNNDTNGLIELYQNLGHRRSHDPAIRFGSVDFVQLAQANGVDAVRADDRAALMAALRKGAGLGRPFLIETRIAYDFQPGGFDALSI
- a CDS encoding asparagine synthase-related protein codes for the protein MPGHLPDATGFALTATPAGSAAEQPGTACFATAGPTTAVTLRAGDWLWTGFLVSPAGSTPLPGVATDGPTTVLLAGELYNQDELVRAVGDPKLADAGDAWLLLACLRRYGPHAFRLVNGRFAALAADGGVLVAATDHCGGVPLYLAVGAASVSVATEAKALPTMADGPHGQAVTGLRPLRGTGAVHQVPAGGGVVVEAAAGRPRTRLLRTWTPPLHRRHLPEEEALREVREALDRAVRSRLRTGPAPTAVLSGGIDSSAVAALTASACPGLRTVSMGTDLRDEFREARLVADHLARAHPGPAATGGHTEIRIDTADLLAELPWTIWASECTDPDVVEYLLPLAALYRRLPADRPLRILTGYGADIPLGGMHRDADRLAALDDAVAHDMETFDGLNEMSPVLSGAAGHWTTHPYWDRDLLERLLTLEAGLKRRHGRDKWVLREAVADLLPAETVRRPKLGVHEGSGTTSSFTLLLREHGVPDERIGAAKGAVVRRLYDRLVAGGAHPDEIDLGQETKAALHRPDAPGIEGGTRGT
- a CDS encoding DMT family transporter, with product MHLFLALTSAMVLGSADFVGGLATKRARAFVVVCWSNTAGLVTALAFAGFLSRGGTGWWEVAWGGLAGLCGSLGAVLLYHALANGVMSLVAPTTAAAAAALPVIAGVLLGDRLTALAVVGALCALGSVLLVSLNGDGGDGTGVSADRRKALRSLGMALTAGAGFGLFFVFLARTPSHTSLWPLVWARCASLTLLLGLNLVRRTPLRMSGQPRRLALLSGVLDMGSSILYLVAVRDGTLAIVGLLASLYPISTVLLARFVLKERIRGIQQVGVVLAVGSVLLLAWG